CAAATGAAAGGAGTCACAGAAAATTGAAGAAGAGGGGGATGAAAGAGGGCAAGGAGCCGAGAGGAGATTACAGGATGAGAAAGAAGAAGACGAGGAGGAAAAGGGAGTGCGCAAGGGAAGGGAAGGAGGCAAGGTGGTGGCTGGAATGAGGGAGGAGGGAAAAGTGGAGCACAATTACACGAGGCTGCGAGTGTGACATGTTTGAAGTGCTCCGATGACAGAAGAGGGTTTAGATGAATAATtaagtgatttttaaaaatccaactTGTGACATGCGCGGGTGGCATTAGCAGCTCTTAGATGCAGCGTGTAatgaatgatttattcatgtctTGAGAAAAATTGAGCAATTATGTCTTAGAAGCACTTTGGTGGGCATACAAACACGTGTTTAGCATCTTTTATAGAATGATACCATATTGGATACTTTTTGTGAAGCCTCTGATAAACATGAATTTATTTTACTCAGACCAAATAATGAAGATTGATTTTTAGTTTCATACGTTTAgtacaaaaaagtacaaaacctCTTCGTCATCATCTATCACCGTCACTGTGAGAAAGCTCTTATCTTCAATTTCTTTTTTACAGTGATAATAATCGATGATAATATCAAGTGACTCGTCATTTTAAGTTAAAAAGAAATCatataattatttattcatattaaatGTGAATAtgcataatattaatataaatatttaaattaaaatgactaATTGTTAAAATGGCTTCATTTCTATTGTGCAGTGtgattattaaattattttacagtattgtaCAATAGTGTATGtactataaataaaaacaaaagtgtaaatatttatttttggtttatagtttatagtgtaATGATAGTCATTAATGCTACTTGATATTTGGTTTAAAACAACTGATAAAGAGTcactttatccatccattctttttctatgccgcttatcctgagtcagtttatacatacagtatatatatatatatatatatatatatatatatatatatatatatatatatatagccaatggcagggcacatatagacaaacaaccaatcacgctcacattcatacctacggacaatctagagtcgccaattaacctcacatgcatgtgtttggaatgtgggaggaaacccacgcacgcacggggagaacatgcaaactccacacagagatgcccaacggagattcgaacccacatcTAGCCAACATGCttaccacttggccaccgtgcggccctacagTGTAGATATAAATCTATATTTTAAGGCCTATGTTGCAAATGCTGTCAGTGTGTGTCGGTACCTACATGGCTTACATGCACAGCCAATGGGCCTATTGATGTTATTAAGGCTAGTGAATTGATTAGGCCCCGCCCACCAGGAACAGACTGTCACTGGCTTGACAAAGGAGACAGCAAGGGCACCTTTTCAGATTAAAAAgccttaaaaagaaaaattgttTACTTGTTCATTTAATGAATCATCTGCTTTATTGAGTGTCGGCTTATTAATTAAAAGGCCTTCATTTCATCTCGCTGCTTGTTTACTCGAGCATCTTTTCATCAGGGTAGTTATGCCAGTGAAgcactttttttaaatggtgtGTGTGCAGGAGATGACAAAATAAATGGCTGCCTCTGCCTCGCTCTCAAAGCATTACACTATGTCAAAAAGCAATTTACTGTATGAGCCTTAGCCGGGCGCGTCTTCAAGGTGGCCGTTTATCAAAAAACGCCCCAGCTCACTAAAGCAAGGAGCTGCTCGCCCAGGCGGGAGACTAACGTGTGCTTTCTGTATGAAATCTATTTTTCTTAATGTCTTCAAGGGATCACCGTCTTGCTCTCGCTGACTGTGTTTATGCTGCTGGTGGCTGAGATCATGCCGGCTACGTCTGACTCTGTCCCGCTAATAGGTAGGCTTTTTTCCTCCGTTCCTTTCAACACTCCCTCCGTAATAATAATGGACATGGACTTGGCCTGCTACCGGGTCATCCTGACACCCTCgtgtattttaacattcttgGCGACCATGCACGTGTAAGAACAAGTTAACCgctggaataataataataataataataataataataatatgttgtGGTATGTGCAtctcacttttttggaattgatCTGTCGCCATCATAAAACTTGTACTAGCTGCCACATTCATGACggccatgcaagtgtaaaaataagttagccactctaataataataataataatttgctaAAGAACTgctcttttttggaattttgcccatcatccgcaatccttatgtgagacatgaacacacgtctttctcttttctgtgcgctctaaatatataaaaacagcaaaaaaaaaaggcagctaagaaagcacgtaatgggacacacctattctgcctataaagccttctgaaaaaaacctccaaaaagcgccaacaacgctccatttgtATAACGTGACCTGCCGAGaaactacagcaacattgttattattattattgttattgacattgttatgccaaagaactacgttactggcgtagtgacacctcgccacaccacacactcgctcacaaagCCTCAGGCCAcgctacatatttgagctgccgccactgctggtgtgtttttgcttttgagtttggaaaagctaacgcaaggtgtagcgttcctttctaggTTGCTGTgtcaaatcaatgcacccagaatgaatgaatgaatcattacTACATGGTCCCAGCATGGATATCAGATtttggaggtgttaatagcaggctttGAGGTGGAATaagtgtgtcccgttacgtgcattaattTCCTGCCTCTTCTTAGCTTCTTAGTCAAACGGTCTCCATCGTAAAACCTGCTCCATTCTTGACCgcccatgcaagtgtaaaaataagttaacctcaTGCATTGTTGTGATTGGTGCAACAGATGTTTTGTCGAGTGTAAACATAAGTGAATTCCAGTGTCTTTTGGAACTGTGttgcagaaaaaagaaagcccATCGTCAGTTCTGACGGCATCCAAGCTTTAGTAGGATTTTGCTGGCTTTCCAGTAGTCGTACATCCCACTGCACTGTATGTGCTTGATGGAAGTAATAGAATGTTCCGTAGCTAGCATTTTCATGCTAGCTCATCACTTTGCTTTTATGTTCTGTTGCCCCTTCCCGGCGTGGATGTCAGCTGATTACTGCAAGGATTTAAGTATGTTAGAAATATAGTGGTCTCAAGTGTCGTATTTCTATGTTTTATACAGCCTCTGCCTGTATTTCACATTTATTCATACTTTTACTGAGTACACTGCACCAATGTGAGACTTAATTACGTCCTTGACAACCTAACAACGATGGGAGCGCACATAAAAGTGGCAAAACGACATGACACGATACTgacaaaaacccccaaaaaacagtgTAAACATGAAAAGTGCTAATCTCTTCTATGTTCTCTGCCTCTATGCTGTAGGTCAGTACTTTGCCAGTATAATGATCATCGTTGGCATGTCAGTCATCGCCACAGTGGTGGTCCTGCAGTACCATCACCACGACCCCAATGGAGGAAACATGCCCAAATGGGTGAGGCGTTGGGAAGTATATTTAGATGCTCCAGGTGCTCTCTTTGCCTCTGCAGTGACTCATCATGCACGGCGCTGTCAGTCTGCCATGCTGCTGTTTGAAGTGGGTGGAAGACTCACTGCAAcactttttcttattttcccTCTCCTGGCTAATGCTAAAAACTCGACTTCGACTCCCCACCCGTATACAAGTGTATTGCTGCTGCACTAGATGGACAAAAGTACTGGGACACGTGTACAGTAGTGAAAATGATGTGTCACACACCACCGCAAAGCTAAATCCCAATTCTTTTGCATATTTGAGGCTTTTTCCACAACGTAACACAAAAATGACTCTCCCCTTACTCAACACACATGTATACAgtgaaataatacattttgttgtcttataagtgtagtttttatattaaatccattatttttttatgcatgCAGTTAGCATAATccaaatgttttcattcataATGTGCTTTGcacataaaattatattttggtTTGTGATGACCATGACCATGGAATGACCATGCAGGAAAATGTGGGTACCAGGTTGACAGCAGTTGAGAACCCTGTCTAGAGCACCACTACACACAGATTGAATGTCTTTTGTCCCGTGGCTGCTATACTACGCCGTAAGCTAACTGACCAACACAGTTCCTtgcaaaagacaaaaatgtctcTTACCTGCAACAGTGAACACAGCAGGTGCAGTGATGCAGGATGCAGCATCCGCCCACCTTAAATGAGCcaccttttttgcctttgcagaGGACATCTAGAACTCAACCACAAATTCAtagttgtattcattttttagaagataataaaaaaacccaacaacacaCAATTGCTTTCTGATTTACCTTCGTGTGCATTAGGAAGCAGCACCCAGCAACATCACTCTGCTGTACAGGAAATGAAACTGCGTGGTGAAGATCACAAAATAATTGATCactgatgttattattattatttgtaccTTTCATCCTGCGCAAGATTTTCCAGCACTGGCCCAGCTCACTTTCTGtaatgtgtctcccttaaatcattccccctgcaacctgtaggaacctttacataacaatcctattgtaacagacgctaccttcttgattattcttatttttcttgaatacgacagtgtttttttttttttttttaatgaaaacacCGGTGCTTACAACTTTTTTACAGCCGTACTCAATAAAAAAGACAGTCacctaacactcagaaatacgtagtgcgcttgaacgcctcatcagcacCGGGCACACTGCTTGAGGAGGAAGGGGGGAGACAGAAACGGAGTTGTTCACCGTTGTGTgtgcattctatgaacaaataaaccacccagaCATGCatgataaagatgattaaaggatgaaaatgaaccaaaattTTGGGTAAATGGGGAAAGGAGCCCATcgttgtgttctgtgtccacAGGTGAAGCTGGTGCTGCTTCAGTGGGTGGCGTGGTTCCTGCGGATGAAGCGCCCCGGCGAGACAGAGAAACCTGAGAGGCCTCCCTGCGCCCCCCACCTACGCCGCTGTTCCTCGGGCTCCCATAGCGGTAGCATCCCGAACCACGGCGACCCCGCCCTGCACCAGCTGCACCCTCAGAACCTCGCCCCCCTCCACGCGGGGCACCCGCACCTCCAATCCAGCGCCAACAACGGAAACCTTCTTTACATGGGCTTCCAGCCGATGGAGGAACCCTCGGTGCTCGTGGACGCCCCCCAGAGGAGTAACAACATCCCCACAGGACCCCGGAGTCCGCCTCCGCACCTGCCGCCCCACCTATGCAGCTCCCCTAGTCCCAACATGGATGCCGTAGGATGCCCCAGCACTGTCTCCAGCGGTGGGGGGTTTGGAGGCGGGGTGGGCGGCGTGTGCCAAGTCCCAGGTCACGGGGACCCACTGCTTCAGGCCATCCTGGAGGAGGTGCGCTACTTGGCGGACCGCTTCAGGGAGCAGGACGAGGCGGAGTGCGTGGCCGACCAGTGGAAGTTTGCGGGCGCCGTCATCGACCGCCTGTGCTTGGTGGCGTTCAGCGTCTTCAACATCATATGCACCATCTCCATCCTCATGTCGGCGCCCAACTTTGTGGATGCGGTTTCCAAGGACTTTATCTGAACCCTCAAGAGTATGAAGCGGGCTCGGATCCAGGCAGACACATTCTCCTGTGGATTGAAGACTGCAAGAAAATGTGGATTTAGTGAGCAAATTTTTATCTGATGTGCGGTGAAATGTCAATCCAAACTCGAAGGCAGGGACAACCTCTCACCTGGGAGCTTGATGGGGGAAAAATCCAGGATGGAAAGCCTCCAGTGTAGTGAAGATGGGAGGAGAACAAGACAAGGACATGCAGATGAGGGAAGATAAAGAAGAAGGTGCTCATCTATTATTCAATAACGCGTCTAATGGTCGTCAAATTGAAAAGTCCTCCCAACGTCTTTAATGTGAGACTAATCGTTGTTGAAAAGATGACTTGGGCCATTTTGCATTTCCAAAGGTCTTATTATCTCTTAGCACACATCCAAAATGAATTGAAGCTGCAAAATGTAGTGCGAGGCAGATCTCGGATCAGCGGTAAAGCTACACAATCAATAGGGAAGAGCAACATCTTATTCAATGCCGGCAAAAGTGTGTCATTCAAACGGTAGAATCCCACAAAGGAAGCaggctctctctctccctccctttcgCTCGCTCGTCAATGAACACGAGCAACAAAATCAATAGTATAAAGATTTTCTGCTCGTGGCACAATGCCCCTTTGCTAATTTGTGCCTAATGGAGATCTTCAGAGACGGAGAGAGGGTGGAtcaaaataatcacaataaccTAATGAGCTCTGTGGAAGCCCGTTTCCTACACTGAAAGGACAAAAAATATCGCAATGGTAAGTTATAATTGTGAGACAAAAGTCGCAATTATGAGATAGTCATAACTGTGTGATaggaaagtcacaattatgagataaaaaaggcaaaattatgATACGAACTGCGCATGTGCCACGTGCATGTGACAAAGGTGCCAGTGAAGGCGGCACATGTGCAgattgtatctcataattttcactttatatcataatttcaactttttaaatcATACTTTCGAcgttttatctcgtaatttcgacttttttaaAATCTCAGAATCAtgactttttacctcataatttcgacttgttaattcataattatgactttgtttcataattatgatttaccattgggaaatttttttttcagtggcggaaactagtgatgtgcgataccactgatttcatttccgatCCCATACCGAGTAGAATTCAGGCGGGGGATCGATCCGATACAAATACTTTGCAAATTCACCTGTTGTCAATTTTTAGAAGTTGTGTATTCCATATCATtgcataaaaaatacaacacatttaatgaatACACGTGTCCTGTATGGTCCTGAACCAAGTGTCctgtaattattatttcaaaCCATAATCTTTGGTttagctcttgtattggatcagTATTTTGGCCAGTGAGCGTATATTTATTAACTTCCTATCACCACAGGGGCAAGGCCCTGCAGTTCCCGTGTGTCTTTAATGTCTCTCCACCGCATTTCACCTGTTTCCCACATCATTCCTCGTCCTGAAATTAAAGGTATTCTCTCTTTTTGTACCGTCATGGCCTGCTGCACAAAAAAGAAGGGGGAGGGACGATGGGCAGGGAAAGCGCTGACACGGCCTAAACTGATGGTCGTTCAGGAAGGGGGAGACGTGGCGGAGGAAGAATGGGATGAGTGAAAGAGGTCAGTGTCGGAAAAAGGGATGGGTAATGTTTGCGATTTATGATGGGAGGGGCCGGGACAGGAGGTTCTGGGGAGGAGGAATCATAGGAAAGGTCGGGGCACTCCATCATTACAATATACACACACTGAGGAATAAACAGAAAATGACTATTTCACACGGCGACAAACGTGTGTGTCACTATGTCAGTGTGTCATGAGTTGTATTTATAGCTTGGACGGGGGGGCCTTTCCCTTCTGGCAAAAAAGAAGTGCAGCGTCAGCAAAGTGAGGACAGGCAGAGTTACGGTGTTCACTCATATGGAA
The DNA window shown above is from Dunckerocampus dactyliophorus isolate RoL2022-P2 chromosome 20, RoL_Ddac_1.1, whole genome shotgun sequence and carries:
- the chrna11 gene encoding cholinergic receptor, nicotinic, alpha 11 isoform X1, encoding MWHSAALLLSGFSALIHVCSGGPHQRSLLKTLLKDYDRMERPVGNDSHPLTVTFSLSLIQLMDVDEKNQVLTSNMWLRMSWFDHYLQWNQSEHPGVKNLRFRADQIWTPDILLYNSADDDFDSTFKTNVLVNSSGYAEYLPPGIFMSTCNVDVRWFPFDIQKCVLKFGSWTYDGWLLDLQMNDADVSGYMPNGEWDLIGVPGTRNEVFYDCCKEPYPDVTFIVTIRRRTLYYALNLLIPCMLLSSMTLLIFVLPADSGEKISLGITVLLSLTVFMLLVAEIMPATSDSVPLIGQYFASIMIIVGMSVIATVVVLQYHHHDPNGGNMPKWVKLVLLQWVAWFLRMKRPGETEKPERPPCAPHLRRCSSGSHSGSIPNHGDPALHQLHPQNLAPLHAGHPHLQSSANNGNLLYMGFQPMEEPSVLVDAPQRSNNIPTGPRSPPPHLPPHLCSSPSPNMDAVGCPSTVSSGGGFGGGVGGVCQVPGHGDPLLQAILEEVRYLADRFREQDEAECVADQWKFAGAVIDRLCLVAFSVFNIICTISILMSAPNFVDAVSKDFI
- the chrna11 gene encoding cholinergic receptor, nicotinic, alpha 11 isoform X2 — translated: MERPVGNDSHPLTVTFSLSLIQLMDVDEKNQVLTSNMWLRMVRTPERAGSTTISSGTRANIPELKTSASEQIRYGRQIFCCTTDDDFDSTFKTNVLVNSSGYAEYLPPGIFMSTCNVDVRWFPFDIQKCVLKFGSWTYDGWLLDLQMNDADVSGYMPNGEWDLIGVPGTRNEVFYDCCKEPYPDVTFIVTIRRRTLYYALNLLIPCMLLSSMTLLIFVLPADSGEKISLGITVLLSLTVFMLLVAEIMPATSDSVPLIGQYFASIMIIVGMSVIATVVVLQYHHHDPNGGNMPKWVKLVLLQWVAWFLRMKRPGETEKPERPPCAPHLRRCSSGSHSGSIPNHGDPALHQLHPQNLAPLHAGHPHLQSSANNGNLLYMGFQPMEEPSVLVDAPQRSNNIPTGPRSPPPHLPPHLCSSPSPNMDAVGCPSTVSSGGGFGGGVGGVCQVPGHGDPLLQAILEEVRYLADRFREQDEAECVADQWKFAGAVIDRLCLVAFSVFNIICTISILMSAPNFVDAVSKDFI
- the chrna11 gene encoding cholinergic receptor, nicotinic, alpha 11 isoform X3, coding for MWTRRTRCSPQTCGCGCWFDHYLQWNQSEHPGVKNLRFRADQIWTPDILLYNSADDDFDSTFKTNVLVNSSGYAEYLPPGIFMSTCNVDVRWFPFDIQKCVLKFGSWTYDGWLLDLQMNDADVSGYMPNGEWDLIGVPGTRNEVFYDCCKEPYPDVTFIVTIRRRTLYYALNLLIPCMLLSSMTLLIFVLPADSGEKISLGITVLLSLTVFMLLVAEIMPATSDSVPLIGQYFASIMIIVGMSVIATVVVLQYHHHDPNGGNMPKWVKLVLLQWVAWFLRMKRPGETEKPERPPCAPHLRRCSSGSHSGSIPNHGDPALHQLHPQNLAPLHAGHPHLQSSANNGNLLYMGFQPMEEPSVLVDAPQRSNNIPTGPRSPPPHLPPHLCSSPSPNMDAVGCPSTVSSGGGFGGGVGGVCQVPGHGDPLLQAILEEVRYLADRFREQDEAECVADQWKFAGAVIDRLCLVAFSVFNIICTISILMSAPNFVDAVSKDFI
- the chrna11 gene encoding cholinergic receptor, nicotinic, alpha 11 isoform X5; the protein is MSTCNVDVRWFPFDIQKCVLKFGSWTYDGWLLDLQMNDADVSGYMPNGEWDLIGVPGTRNEVFYDCCKEPYPDVTFIVTIRRRTLYYALNLLIPCMLLSSMTLLIFVLPADSGEKISLGITVLLSLTVFMLLVAEIMPATSDSVPLIGQYFASIMIIVGMSVIATVVVLQYHHHDPNGGNMPKWVKLVLLQWVAWFLRMKRPGETEKPERPPCAPHLRRCSSGSHSGSIPNHGDPALHQLHPQNLAPLHAGHPHLQSSANNGNLLYMGFQPMEEPSVLVDAPQRSNNIPTGPRSPPPHLPPHLCSSPSPNMDAVGCPSTVSSGGGFGGGVGGVCQVPGHGDPLLQAILEEVRYLADRFREQDEAECVADQWKFAGAVIDRLCLVAFSVFNIICTISILMSAPNFVDAVSKDFI
- the chrna11 gene encoding cholinergic receptor, nicotinic, alpha 11 isoform X4, which codes for MERPVGNDSHPLTVTFSLSLIQLMDVDEKNQVLTSNMWLRMVRTPERAGSTTISSGTRANIPELKTSASEQIRYGRQIFCCTTDDDFDSTFKTNVLVNSSGYAEYLPPGIFMSTCNVDVRWFPFDIQKCVLKFGSWTYDGWLLDLQMNDADVSGYMPNGEWDLIGVPGTRNEVFYDCCKEPYPDVTFIVTIRRRTLYYALNLLIPCMLLSSMTLLIFVLPADSGEKISLGQYFASIMIIVGMSVIATVVVLQYHHHDPNGGNMPKWVKLVLLQWVAWFLRMKRPGETEKPERPPCAPHLRRCSSGSHSGSIPNHGDPALHQLHPQNLAPLHAGHPHLQSSANNGNLLYMGFQPMEEPSVLVDAPQRSNNIPTGPRSPPPHLPPHLCSSPSPNMDAVGCPSTVSSGGGFGGGVGGVCQVPGHGDPLLQAILEEVRYLADRFREQDEAECVADQWKFAGAVIDRLCLVAFSVFNIICTISILMSAPNFVDAVSKDFI